The sequence below is a genomic window from Methanocella sp..
CGGGCAGGGCGCGCTCAGCACCGCGTCGGAGCACTCTCTCGAAAAAAGCACTGACAGGCTCCTGGCCGTTTACAGGAGCGCTATAGAAAAAAAGGCTTAGCGGGATATTCCGTGCAGCTCTTTCAGGACCCGCAGGGACCTCTCCAGGATGTCCAGGTACATCTGGATCTTGTTCGGGTAGGTCTCGGAGGCGAGCCGGGCCGCGATGTCGTTAATCTTCGCGATGACCGCCGCCTCGACGGCCGCGTCATTCAATTCCTCGCTTCCCACGACCACGCTCATGCGCCGCTCGGGCATCTCCATAACGGGCGTACTATTGACCTTTTCCACGGCCTGGTGCGAAACGGCCGGCCGGGTCTCCACTGGCACCGCCAGGCGGGCCTGCTCCTGCTTTTTGGCGTCGCAGACCGGGCAGACGACCTTGCCCTGGTACTTGAACAGGGGCGCCCCGCACTCGCAGTGCTTCGCGAGCATCGTGCCGCCCCGCTCCAGCATCTTCGTCACTTTCTCAAGGTCTTTGTCTTCCATGTGCCCACTTCCAATATGCATTGCCGGGACCGCTCTTATAAGCTTTTCGCGGCTCCCGTCAAGATCCCCGAAGAATCATAAGTTATACGAAGACTTTTTCAGCCTCTAAGTTCTCTAAGCGGGCCTGAAGCTACACGAAGACATCGATAAATATTTAAAAATCGTTGGTGCGGCCTGGTGTAACCTTGGTGTAGTTTGGTGACTAATAAAATAATTGGTGTCGCCTGATGTAAACCTGGTGCCGCTTGTAAGCGCTCTGGTTTCAACCGCACTAAGTTTACACCAGGCCGCACCAATTTTATATTATATCACCAGGCGGCACGGAGTTTACACCAGGCCGCACCAACGATTTTTAATAAGTCTTAGAGAACTTAGAGCCGGCTTCGAGTCGCTTTGAGGCTGAAACCGTCTTCGTGCATTGTTATGATGTTTAGAGGGACTTAGCTAATATCGATGGCCTTGCCGGGACGTCAGCCTCACTTCTTCTTGCGGGACGGCGGGAGCTCGATGCCGGGCTCTTCGGGCTTTTTCTTCGGCACCTGGGACTCTATCATTCTCACCAGGCAGTCCCGGGCCTCCACGACGCCCTCGCCCTTCAGCGTGGACATGCGTATGTCCGCCTCGACCTTTTCGTCTCCGCCCCTGATATCGATCTTATTGGCGGCGACCACGACGGGCATATGCACGAAGTCCCGGACCTCTTTCAGGAGATGGTACTGCTCCTTGAGCGTGTAGCCGCACGTTTCGCTCGGGTCGATGATAAAGAGAGCGACGTTGCCCACGTGGCGCAACGCGGAGATCGCCTGCCGCTCGATATCGTTCCGCTCGTCGAGGGGCCGGTCCAGCAGGCCGGGGGTGTCGATGACCTGGTAGCGCTTTCTATTTTTCGTGAAATGGCCGATGGTGATGCTTTTCGTTGTGAACGGATACTGGGCGATCTCGGGCCGGGCGCCCGTGATGTCCGACACGAAGCTCGACTTGCCGACGTTGGGGTAGCCGGCGACAACAATAGTCGGTTCCTCCTTGACGTCCGGCAGGTCTCTTAATTTATTCCTCGCCTCGTTCAACAGGCGAAGGTCCTTGTCGATATCGTAAACGATGGAGGAGATGCGGCCGTAGGCCTGCTTCCGCACGAGTACGGGGTCCTGGCTCTTCCGCATGGTGCCCACGTACTTCCTCGAGATCTCCTTGACCTTGGACGCCGCCCAGTCCAGCGAGCCCAGGGACATCTTCAGCCGGTCGATGCCCACGATGATGTCCGTCAATTCCTTGTAAAAGTCGCTCATGCGGTCCAGGCTGGGCCAGTCGCCGGCGATATTCCTGAGATTATCGGTAATTATGTTGCTGGACGTCAGGAGCATCGACTCCTCCAGCTCCTTCCGGTCAGTGACTTCCCGTATCTTTCCCCTGCCGGCCCTCGCGGCCCTGGAATAGGCCTTATCCAGCAGCTCGTCCGCCGTGGGGACCGTGCGTATCTTCTCGAACATCATGGCTGTCCATAAGTCAAGCTCAATAGTATAAATAATTAATATTTTCGGGTAAAATACGCTTATCGTCGGAAACGGTTATATCGAAGTGAAGGAGTTAGTAAAGCAGAGGAGGCGTTCTCCTGGTAGAAGACAGGGAAATTAACATGGGCGGAGGCTGGAAGATGACCATCCGCATGGACGTTGACAAGTACGGCAAGTCGTTCATCGAGATCGCCAAGGTGAGGAACGACCGCAAGATCGGCCGGTTCAAGCTGAACCCGCGCTACGCTAAGGAGCTGGGCGAGCTGCTCATCGACTACGCGAAGGCGCTGGAGGCCGAAGGCATCCAGGGCGGCGAAGAGGAAGAGTAGGCCCTCAGGCCGGGCGCTTCCGGTATACGCCTTTTTTGCCCGCGTGCTCGACCTTCTCGATCATGCCCTTCATGAGCATGCGGTCCCTTATTAGCGGAAAGTAGAACAGCTTGAACGTCGGGTAGGGCACGCCCACTTCATCGGTGCTGTAGTACGGCTTGAAGATTCCCACGGTCACGTCGCCGCCCTTCTCAAACTCCCGGGCGACCATCGCGAAGGCCTTCTCCATGGTCTCGGGCTTGACCTTCTTGTACTTGTCGTGGGAAATAAACCAGTCTATGTCGGCATGAACGTCGTATCCCTCGGACCCCAACGCCTCAGGAACGATCTGCGCCTTCCTTGGCCTTCCCCTGCGAGGGACCCGTCCGCCGGCTTCGAGGCCCTCCACACGGTCCTGCAGGGACATGACCCTCTGCCTCAGCGTCTCCACGGTGCTCTTAAACTGCGAGAGCGAGGAAATTCCATGCGTTACGCCGGTTTCCATCGCGTTCCGGAGAATATCGTTCAAGTGGGTGGAAAATTTTTCCCCGCCCCTGGTCTTAAGCAGCCACTCGGCGACGTCGCTGTCGATGGTACCGCCGATGTGTACCTTCTTTTTGGCCCCCATTTTATTTGCCATAAATATCATATAGTAGAAATCCTTCCTGATTTATATATATTTACAATGGCATCGCAGCACGCCCTTTAAAAGTTTAACTCCCCCGGCATCATCCGGTCATTTTTTTATGTGACCGCCGTTCTTATATTCTTCCGGGGCATTCAAGAAACATAAACGGGCGGCGGTTTAACTTTTACCATAAAAGATGCGAAAAAATATTAATACAATGGGGGCTTTTTCTACAACAATTCGCTGAGGGATGAGTTGCCATGGTCAAAACACCCGATTTCCTGAAAAATTTTGAGGCGAAACATCCGGGGATCTACGGGTTCATTCAGGACACCGTGTTCTCCTTGGCCGTCGTGGCGGTCATCGCCGCGGTGCTCTACCTGTACGCGGGCATGTGGCCCCCTATGGTCTCGGTCAACGGCATCAGCATGCTGCCCAACATGGAGAACGGCGACCTGGTGTTCATACAGGGCCTGAGCCGGGGCGACGTCCAGACCTACGAGAACTCGACGGCCACTAACTATACGATGTATAACGGTTACGGCGACGTCATCGTGTACGAGCCCTATGACGACGCATCCAGGCCCCTCGTGATCCACCGGGCCATCCGGTGGGTGAAAGCGGGCGAGCCCATGTGGCCCGGGGGCCCTGCGGCCCCGTGGTCGGGCTATATAACCCTGGGCGATAACAACCACGGCGTCTACGACCAGATGGCCCCATCGATATGCTACGAGCAGCCCGTAAAGAAGGAATGGATCCTGGGCATCGCCAGGTTCAAGGTGCCCTACCTGGGCTACCTGCGCTCGCTGGTCTAGACACCCCCCCTAGCCAGTAGCGGTAGTCGTGGGCCCATTTTTCCCTGTCCGCCAGGATGGCCTTCCGGCAGTCCCGCAGAAAAAGCGCTTTTGACTCCTCGTGCCCCGTGAAGAGGCGATATCGGCCGGGATACGAAAAAGTTTTTAATAAAAAAGTGTTAGCTGGCCCGGGCTTCGAGCCGGGGCATCATCCTCTTGTAGGCGGAGATGCCCCTGGACAGGCCGTTCTTTTCGGATAGCAGGTAGACCTCGTCGACGACCTCTTCCTCGGACTTCGCGTTGGTAAAGTGTAACGTGGTCTCTCCCTCGCTGTGGATGAGCACGAACTTGCCGTCGAGCACGGTCACCAGGCCGCAGGCCTGCATGGGCGTGGGCGAGACCTCCTCGATCTCGTCGTTCCTCGTGGTGCAGAGGAAGACTCCCCGAGTATTCTGCCTGTCCGGGAAGCTTACCACTTTGATGCGGTCGATGATACGGCCGTCGTCCCCAAGCTCTTCTCTGATCCGGTCCGGTATGTGATACGTTATAAACTTTTTAGTTTCCTTGGCGCATTCCAACATGTATAAGCTCCTGTTTTGCCTTTTTTATGGTGTGAGTGTTTGATATCTGGTTGCTGGCGGAGATTAATCCTGCTCTAATATGTTGGTGGAAAAGCGGACCGGCAGCGTAATTTTGTTGGCGCAGTGCGCCAGTTTCCGCGGATTATGTAAATATGCCATTGGCGTATGGCGTTTTTCAGAAATCGGCAGACAGAAAGGCATTTTTAATTATAATATTTTCATTATAATATTTTTTCCTTATGCGCCGGACGCTTTTCGTGTTTATTTATATGGCTCGATTTGTTTATTTATCGTCTGGAAAATAAAGCATTTATATTAGTTCATCGTGCCATGATCCCGACGACTGCATGGCCGTGGAAATATTTATTTTTGCCGCGGCGGAAATTTGCTATAAAAGTAAGCGCCCCGACTGAACGCCCTTACTCGAGGTTTGGCTCTACGTTAGCCGAAATCATCCGACAATTATTACATATCTGTCGATAGAATATAAACCCTCGCCAACTACATCAGCGACAGGTCGAAAGAACTACATTTCAACGTGCCAGGTGTCCCCATCAAGCGGAACGACGATAACAAGACCAGGGTCTTCATCCTGAACATGACGCCCGAGCAGCGGAAAGAACTTGGGATTAACAAGTCTACCCTCTGGTATATCCAGAAGAACCTGCGGGAAGGCAAGAAGGTCAAGCTCTACGATAATGTCAAGGCTAAAATGAGCGATGTAATATAAAAAAGTAAAAAAAGATGACTTAGGATTCTATTATATCGCCCTCATGCTCCGACTTGGTCGGACGACACTTCTTCAGCCTTAACGATCGCACCCGTATTATCCACCATGGCCAAGGCTTTAGATAGGCGGTCCCGGTGTATTTCCCGGATCGAGAAGTACATGCGGGTGCCCTGACCCGTCTTCGTCACAACGCCCTTATCCGACAGCTCGCTCAGGTATTTGCTTATACCGCTTTCAGGCAAGCCGAGCTTAACGCA
It includes:
- a CDS encoding Sjogren's syndrome/scleroderma autoantigen 1 family protein, which gives rise to MEDKDLEKVTKMLERGGTMLAKHCECGAPLFKYQGKVVCPVCDAKKQEQARLAVPVETRPAVSHQAVEKVNSTPVMEMPERRMSVVVGSEELNDAAVEAAVIAKINDIAARLASETYPNKIQMYLDILERSLRVLKELHGISR
- a CDS encoding NOG1 family protein; its protein translation is MMFEKIRTVPTADELLDKAYSRAARAGRGKIREVTDRKELEESMLLTSSNIITDNLRNIAGDWPSLDRMSDFYKELTDIIVGIDRLKMSLGSLDWAASKVKEISRKYVGTMRKSQDPVLVRKQAYGRISSIVYDIDKDLRLLNEARNKLRDLPDVKEEPTIVVAGYPNVGKSSFVSDITGARPEIAQYPFTTKSITIGHFTKNRKRYQVIDTPGLLDRPLDERNDIERQAISALRHVGNVALFIIDPSETCGYTLKEQYHLLKEVRDFVHMPVVVAANKIDIRGGDEKVEADIRMSTLKGEGVVEARDCLVRMIESQVPKKKPEEPGIELPPSRKKK
- a CDS encoding S26 family signal peptidase yields the protein MVKTPDFLKNFEAKHPGIYGFIQDTVFSLAVVAVIAAVLYLYAGMWPPMVSVNGISMLPNMENGDLVFIQGLSRGDVQTYENSTATNYTMYNGYGDVIVYEPYDDASRPLVIHRAIRWVKAGEPMWPGGPAAPWSGYITLGDNNHGVYDQMAPSICYEQPVKKEWILGIARFKVPYLGYLRSLV